A stretch of Campylobacter gracilis DNA encodes these proteins:
- a CDS encoding S8 family serine peptidase, producing MNYDLTSKFTNLHCKERLNLPTLSIAACLLLSGTCLGAYTETGMLGNTSSWESDEYKKDWGLTSMNASTAYALGFDGSGVKIGVMDSGVLLSHPEFGGGRIHIVKTIGNYDKDGMRYPDAAYGNGPINKNQPVKNGKKNFDTTDNGAFKKGEAFDIDGAWIRGVNDAHGTHVGGTMAANRDGSGMHGVAYGAQLYSANTGGNDNMTYGPNQDYNYFLKAYTALSDAGARVINNSWGSNRRVNSSFSGALGYKSTYGWRAVPEYGVEFYDVTVANQTTEAKDHINLKDIEEAKKAYYQFVTKDEKSFIDAAYEVAVKRQVIQVFTAGNRSLMAESFTRAALPYFRPDAEKYWVNVTGQAGGEGYPNDSSEYIRGYASASDIQEFNYAGHSKWWTIAAPAEEIYSAYVELTNDATYGNAIYKSSGGTSMAAPHVSGALGVIFQRYPYMNAAQVRDTMLTTARQTTLRAGHEGQPLERWGSDGLGVPSKVWGWGILDLGKAMFGPGQFLGNFDITMDQDDIWSNDISDKAIKFRKIEDQNEAAVWAARKAVLASKQNLSPEEKAELTFETAREKARAERAAQGYEGALIKRGSGTLTLTGDNTFTGITTIYGGKISALNQSIGKSKHIDVQNGGELEILHSAVYRVPERNGWRSVSKASDATTVKATINSGGAFIVNDGVNNLNLSFKQGSLLRAGQVNTSDLQNLVDNPGSKKILTATGTFSGANLANTQDSYAFFKTSKEEASGSNLRLSIQSGTSMQDFALSSSQRAFADLLVANRGSGIYTQILGSNHAQAREYYSAFANDAEFAAANNSAINSIMMASIVKNRGGANAVNIDKDTRFWIFSGTNRIKSDKDTGIGKLHSDSFVNLIGIDSLIGDSSSVGVFVGAGRTDDKISGTKEVKSKDFHSGIYSDIGFEPVKFSFGAIYSKYDRDRKLISSVSPIAYEYVGSNASSLSAFAQVSYMGFSNADSFSVEPYAGVSHTRTKIDSVSNSLIRIENKTRNLQAVSIGIKPSVPFRIGGVGLRASADVAYNRFFSDKQPQAYLYVNGLGGTQLKGEKLQNLTTAEAGIEASLSSRATLKLSYVGAYGSDIKSNGIGLRFRLEF from the coding sequence ATGAATTACGATCTAACATCGAAATTTACAAATTTGCACTGCAAAGAGCGCTTAAACCTACCTACGCTATCCATAGCGGCATGCTTGCTGTTGTCGGGTACTTGTCTAGGCGCCTATACCGAAACGGGAATGCTCGGTAATACGAGTAGTTGGGAGAGTGACGAATATAAAAAAGATTGGGGTTTAACCTCAATGAATGCTTCTACGGCTTATGCGCTAGGCTTTGACGGTAGCGGCGTAAAAATCGGCGTTATGGACTCGGGCGTACTGCTTAGCCACCCAGAATTTGGAGGCGGAAGAATTCACATCGTAAAAACGATCGGAAACTATGACAAAGACGGGATGAGATACCCTGATGCCGCTTATGGCAATGGACCGATAAATAAAAATCAGCCTGTAAAAAACGGCAAAAAGAATTTTGATACTACGGATAACGGCGCATTTAAAAAAGGAGAAGCCTTTGATATAGATGGTGCATGGATAAGGGGTGTAAACGACGCCCACGGCACACACGTGGGTGGCACTATGGCAGCAAATAGAGACGGTAGTGGTATGCATGGCGTAGCTTACGGAGCGCAGCTCTACTCCGCCAACACGGGTGGCAACGATAATATGACCTACGGTCCAAATCAGGACTATAACTACTTCCTAAAAGCATACACCGCCCTATCTGATGCAGGAGCTAGAGTTATAAATAATAGTTGGGGTTCAAATAGGCGCGTGAATTCATCATTTTCTGGTGCTCTAGGCTATAAATCTACCTACGGCTGGCGCGCTGTACCTGAATATGGCGTAGAATTTTACGATGTAACGGTAGCTAATCAAACTACTGAAGCCAAAGATCATATAAATTTAAAAGATATCGAAGAAGCCAAAAAAGCCTATTATCAATTTGTTACTAAAGACGAGAAAAGCTTCATAGACGCCGCTTACGAAGTAGCGGTCAAAAGGCAGGTCATTCAGGTTTTTACGGCGGGAAATAGAAGTCTTATGGCGGAGTCTTTTACACGTGCAGCCCTACCGTATTTCAGGCCCGATGCAGAAAAATACTGGGTAAATGTCACGGGACAAGCCGGTGGAGAAGGCTATCCAAACGATTCAAGTGAATATATCAGAGGCTACGCTTCCGCATCCGATATACAAGAGTTTAACTACGCTGGACACTCCAAATGGTGGACAATCGCCGCACCTGCCGAGGAGATATATTCCGCCTATGTCGAGCTTACGAATGATGCTACCTATGGCAATGCGATTTATAAGTCCTCGGGTGGTACCTCTATGGCGGCTCCACACGTAAGCGGTGCGTTAGGTGTCATATTCCAGCGCTATCCATATATGAATGCGGCACAGGTCCGCGATACGATGCTTACTACCGCAAGACAAACGACGCTTAGAGCAGGTCACGAAGGGCAACCCTTGGAGCGCTGGGGCAGTGACGGGCTCGGCGTACCAAGCAAAGTCTGGGGCTGGGGTATCTTAGACCTTGGCAAAGCAATGTTTGGTCCTGGGCAATTTTTAGGAAATTTCGACATTACTATGGATCAAGACGATATATGGAGCAACGATATATCTGATAAAGCTATCAAATTTAGAAAAATCGAGGATCAAAACGAAGCAGCCGTTTGGGCAGCAAGAAAAGCCGTCCTTGCTTCAAAACAAAATTTAAGCCCAGAGGAAAAAGCTGAGCTTACTTTTGAGACCGCAAGAGAGAAGGCGAGAGCCGAGCGGGCCGCACAGGGCTATGAGGGTGCGCTCATCAAAAGAGGCAGCGGCACCTTAACACTTACGGGCGACAACACTTTCACCGGAATTACCACTATCTATGGTGGCAAAATTTCGGCGCTCAATCAATCAATCGGTAAAAGCAAACATATCGATGTACAAAATGGCGGCGAACTTGAAATTTTGCACTCTGCAGTATATAGGGTACCTGAAAGGAACGGCTGGCGAAGCGTGAGCAAGGCAAGCGATGCAACCACCGTAAAAGCAACAATCAATAGCGGTGGTGCATTCATAGTAAATGATGGCGTGAATAATTTAAATTTAAGCTTTAAACAAGGCTCATTACTAAGAGCAGGGCAAGTTAATACTAGCGATCTTCAAAACCTCGTCGACAACCCCGGCTCTAAGAAAATTTTAACCGCCACGGGCACATTTAGCGGTGCAAATTTAGCAAACACTCAGGATAGCTATGCGTTTTTCAAAACGAGCAAAGAGGAGGCGAGTGGCTCAAATTTACGCCTTTCGATCCAAAGTGGAACAAGTATGCAAGATTTTGCACTAAGCTCTTCGCAAAGGGCGTTCGCAGATCTACTCGTCGCCAATCGCGGCAGCGGAATTTATACGCAAATTTTAGGCTCAAACCATGCTCAAGCGCGAGAGTATTATAGCGCGTTCGCAAATGATGCTGAATTTGCTGCGGCAAATAATTCCGCGATAAATTCCATAATGATGGCAAGCATCGTTAAAAACCGAGGTGGCGCGAATGCTGTAAATATTGATAAAGACACTAGATTTTGGATCTTTTCGGGCACAAATCGAATTAAATCTGATAAAGATACCGGTATTGGCAAATTGCATTCCGATTCGTTCGTAAATTTAATCGGTATTGACTCTTTAATCGGCGATAGTTCAAGCGTCGGTGTATTTGTAGGCGCAGGGCGTACGGACGATAAAATAAGCGGCACCAAGGAAGTCAAAAGCAAGGATTTTCATAGCGGAATTTATTCCGACATCGGTTTTGAACCCGTTAAATTTAGCTTCGGTGCGATATATTCGAAATATGATCGAGATAGAAAGCTAATCTCATCGGTTTCGCCTATAGCTTACGAATATGTAGGCTCAAATGCCTCTAGTTTAAGTGCATTCGCACAGGTTTCTTATATGGGTTTTAGCAACGCGGACAGCTTTAGTGTAGAACCCTACGCTGGTGTTTCGCATACTCGCACGAAAATAGATAGCGTCAGCAACTCTTTGATTCGCATTGAAAACAAAACGCGAAATTTACAAGCCGTAAGCATTGGTATAAAACCTAGCGTTCCGTTTAGAATCGGCGGAGTAGGTTTAAGAGCAAGTGCAGACGTGGCATATAATCGCTTCTTTTCGGATAAGCAGCCGCAGGCTTATTTATACGTAAACGGGCTAGGTGGTACGCAGCTAAAAGGTGAGAAGTTGCAAAACCTAACGACTGCCGAAGCAGGAATCGAGGCATCTCTTTCAAGCCGCGCTACGCTTAAGCTCTCCTACGTCGGAGCATATGGAAGCGATATTAAATCTAACGGCATAGGACTAAGATTTAGACTGGAATTTTAG
- a CDS encoding ABC transporter ATP-binding protein, which produces MSKIEIKQLYKIYNEGRANEFLALKNISLSVEEGQIVILKGVSGSGKSTLLSIIGALSKPSSGEVLVDGANVSKLADIESSAYRHKKIGFIFQSFNLLEALSVYKNVLAPLSLERLSRDELGARIDEAMQIANIAHKKDQIVSSLSGGEKQRCAIARALVMNPQIILADEPTANLDKQNSLGFIEMLSKLKELKKTVLIATHDILFDELSFVDQRVFLKDGEISA; this is translated from the coding sequence ATGAGCAAAATAGAGATCAAACAGCTTTATAAAATTTACAACGAGGGCAGGGCGAATGAATTTCTCGCTTTGAAAAATATAAGCTTAAGCGTCGAGGAAGGGCAGATCGTAATCTTAAAAGGCGTTAGCGGTAGCGGCAAAAGTACGCTTCTATCCATCATAGGCGCGCTTTCTAAGCCGAGTAGCGGCGAGGTTTTAGTAGACGGCGCAAACGTCTCTAAGCTCGCCGATATCGAAAGCTCCGCGTATCGCCATAAAAAAATCGGCTTTATCTTTCAGTCTTTCAATCTGCTTGAGGCGCTTAGCGTCTATAAAAACGTCCTTGCGCCGCTTAGTCTTGAGCGGCTGAGCAGAGATGAGCTTGGCGCGCGCATAGACGAAGCGATGCAGATCGCTAATATCGCGCATAAAAAAGATCAGATCGTCTCCAGCCTTAGCGGCGGCGAGAAGCAGCGCTGCGCTATCGCAAGGGCGCTCGTGATGAATCCGCAGATCATCTTGGCCGACGAGCCGACGGCAAATTTAGACAAACAAAACTCGCTCGGTTTCATCGAGATGCTTTCAAAGCTCAAAGAGCTTAAAAAGACTGTTTTGATCGCGACGCACGATATACTCTTCGACGAGCTAAGTTTCGTGGACCAGCGCGTGTTTTTAAAAGATGGAGAAATTTCTGCATGA